A single genomic interval of Candidatus Bipolaricaulis anaerobius harbors:
- the lysS gene encoding lysine--tRNA ligase: MSVAEADLLASRREKLDRLRAQGIAPYPYRYPRTHTVGEVRAAFGSLGPHQRTGAEVSLAGRLVALRRMGKAAFGNVLDRSGRIQVYAATDGLGADAYGRFVDLDLGDIVGISGEPFTTKTGELTVDVREFALLAKSLRPLPEKWHGLRDVETRYRQRALDFIANDDARRAIVVRAATLRACRAYLDREGFLEVETPILQPIYGGATARPFITHHNALDRDLYLRVAPELYLKRLLVGGLEKVYEIGRNFRNEGISSMHNPEYTGLEAYEAYEDYERAMELAEGMVEACLLAVAGATRITYQGREVNFTRPWRRASLLELVAQGSGCDVEKPLPELLEEIDRRGIPIPPPLRRGPKGKVIEHLLETQVQDHLWDPTFVLDFPLDISPLAKRKRGRDDLVERFELYFTGREVANAFSELNDPDDQRERFAMQEALRASGDEEAHPLDEDFLRDLELGMPPAAGIGFGVDRLVMVLADAPSIREVLAFPPLR, from the coding sequence ATGTCCGTGGCCGAGGCTGACCTCCTCGCTTCGCGCCGGGAGAAGCTCGACCGCCTGCGGGCCCAGGGCATCGCCCCCTATCCCTACCGCTATCCCCGTACCCACACCGTGGGCGAGGTGCGGGCGGCGTTCGGGTCCCTGGGCCCCCACCAGCGCACCGGGGCCGAGGTGAGCCTCGCCGGGCGGCTCGTCGCCCTCCGCCGGATGGGGAAAGCGGCGTTCGGGAACGTCCTCGACCGGTCGGGGCGGATCCAGGTCTACGCCGCGACGGACGGCCTGGGTGCGGACGCGTACGGGCGGTTCGTGGACCTCGACCTCGGGGACATCGTGGGGATCTCCGGAGAGCCGTTCACGACCAAGACCGGGGAGCTGACGGTGGACGTGCGGGAGTTCGCCCTCCTTGCCAAGTCCCTGCGGCCGCTTCCGGAGAAGTGGCATGGCCTCCGGGACGTCGAGACGCGGTACCGGCAGCGGGCGCTCGATTTCATCGCCAACGACGATGCCCGGCGGGCGATCGTGGTCCGGGCCGCCACGCTGCGCGCCTGCCGTGCCTACCTCGACCGGGAGGGGTTCCTCGAGGTGGAGACCCCGATCCTCCAGCCCATCTACGGCGGGGCCACGGCGCGGCCGTTCATCACCCATCACAACGCGCTCGACCGCGACCTGTACCTGCGGGTGGCGCCGGAGCTCTACCTGAAACGGCTCCTCGTGGGGGGGCTGGAGAAGGTGTACGAGATCGGCCGCAACTTCCGCAACGAGGGGATCTCCTCGATGCACAACCCGGAGTACACCGGGCTCGAGGCCTACGAGGCGTACGAAGATTACGAGCGGGCGATGGAGCTGGCAGAGGGGATGGTCGAGGCCTGCCTCCTCGCCGTGGCCGGGGCGACCCGCATCACGTACCAGGGCCGGGAGGTGAACTTCACCCGGCCATGGCGGCGGGCCTCGCTCCTCGAGCTGGTGGCCCAGGGGAGCGGCTGCGACGTGGAGAAGCCCCTCCCCGAGCTCCTGGAGGAGATCGACCGGCGGGGGATCCCGATCCCGCCTCCCCTGCGCCGGGGGCCGAAAGGGAAGGTGATCGAGCACCTCCTGGAGACGCAGGTGCAGGACCACCTGTGGGACCCGACGTTCGTCCTCGACTTTCCGCTCGACATCTCGCCGCTTGCCAAGCGGAAGCGGGGCCGGGATGACCTGGTGGAGCGGTTCGAGCTCTATTTCACCGGTCGCGAGGTCGCCAACGCGTTCTCGGAGCTGAATGACCCGGATGACCAGCGGGAGCGGTTTGCGATGCAGGAAGCGCTCCGCGCATCCGGCGACGAGGAGGCCCACCCCCTGGACGAGGACTTCCTGCGCGACCTGGAGCTGGGGATGCCCCCGGCGGCGGGGATCGGGTTCGGGGTGGACCGGTTGGTGATGGTGCTCGCCGATGCCCCTTCGATCCGGGAGGTGCTGGCGTTCCCGCCCCTGCGATGA
- a CDS encoding GreA/GreB family elongation factor has translation MAKETLLTKEGYQQKKAELERLEHRLYQEIPQRLKEAKDHGGGDVRENREYLYLKQEQDMIEAEARALRELLETARIITEDDFRPDEVGIGARAILEDVETGEVATYTLVPPAEVDLLQNRIGVDSPVGQALQTYSKGKMITVQTQGKKIKYKILGIERR, from the coding sequence ATGGCCAAAGAAACCCTCCTCACGAAAGAGGGCTACCAACAGAAGAAGGCTGAGCTCGAACGGCTCGAGCACCGCCTGTACCAGGAGATCCCGCAGCGGTTGAAGGAAGCGAAGGACCACGGCGGGGGCGATGTGCGGGAGAACAGGGAATACCTGTACCTGAAGCAGGAACAGGACATGATCGAGGCCGAGGCGCGTGCCCTGCGGGAGCTACTCGAGACGGCGCGCATCATCACCGAGGACGACTTTCGCCCGGACGAGGTGGGGATCGGCGCCCGAGCGATCCTGGAGGACGTGGAGACCGGCGAGGTCGCGACCTACACCCTCGTCCCCCCGGCCGAGGTGGACCTCCTCCAGAACCGGATCGGGGTGGATTCCCCTGTCGGGCAAGCCCTCCAGACGTACAGCAAGGGGAAGATGATCACGGTCCAAACCCAGGGGAAGAAGATCAAGTACAAGATCTTGGGGATCGAGCGCCGTTGA
- the rnpA gene encoding ribonuclease P protein component produces MMNMSPTLGRDHRLRRRRDIAPVFQRGQRLEAPLFSFRILRKEEPTPRLLVVAGRRLGGAVTRNRVKRAVREGFRLHKEAFAYLDTVVIPRKEATRLRPGDLSERLVEEFREVSDGQRNPPHERGLPTEEG; encoded by the coding sequence ATGATGAACATGAGCCCAACCCTTGGGCGTGACCACCGCCTCCGCCGACGGCGGGATATCGCCCCCGTGTTTCAACGCGGTCAACGCCTGGAAGCTCCTCTGTTCTCGTTCCGAATCCTCCGCAAGGAAGAGCCGACGCCCCGGCTCCTCGTGGTCGCGGGGCGGCGTCTGGGGGGGGCGGTGACGCGGAACCGCGTGAAGCGGGCGGTGCGGGAGGGGTTTCGCCTCCACAAGGAGGCGTTCGCCTACCTCGACACGGTGGTCATCCCCCGCAAAGAGGCCACGCGCCTGCGCCCAGGGGACCTGAGCGAGCGGCTGGTCGAAGAGTTCCGGGAGGTGAGCGATGGCCAAAGAAACCCTCCTCACGAAAGAGGGCTACCAACAGAAGAAGGCTGA
- the pyk gene encoding pyruvate kinase codes for MKRTKIVATIGPRSRDEETLAALIAAGVDVARVNTSYGGHDDHASLAQRVRAAAAAAGRTVALLLDTRGPKVRVGTLADPIPLSPGEEVVLGEGGIPLTHPQAVDGLASGVRILLADGMLELAVVGPVRGGVRCRVIRGGLLHGGKGVNIPGVALSLPALTPFDRESLARAGEMGFDCVALSFVQRPEELAEARRIVGQGLWVLAKVELAEAVRRMQEIVTSSDGAMVARGDLGVEVDLYQVPLVQRRLVDLGNTQAKPVIVATQMLRSMVDSPVPTRAEVADVANAVWDGADAVMLSEETAVGNHPLAAVQAMAAAARAAESGDVPIRVPGLESGLVGEVSAAIACAAGRVAAEVGAQAIVCATTSGWTARLVAAHRPSVPVVATTPHRDVARRLGLVWGVLPREIAPARDEGDLIHSSLTAAREAGAVSPGDRVVFTAGLPFHEPGTTNLVRVLTVP; via the coding sequence ATGAAGCGGACGAAGATCGTGGCCACGATCGGCCCCCGCTCCCGCGATGAGGAGACCCTCGCCGCGCTGATCGCGGCTGGGGTGGACGTCGCCCGCGTCAACACCTCCTACGGCGGCCACGACGACCATGCCTCCCTGGCGCAGCGTGTACGGGCCGCGGCGGCCGCGGCGGGGCGGACGGTGGCCCTCCTCCTCGACACGCGCGGGCCCAAGGTGCGGGTGGGAACCCTGGCCGATCCGATCCCCCTCTCGCCGGGGGAAGAGGTGGTCCTCGGCGAGGGAGGGATCCCCCTCACCCATCCCCAGGCCGTGGACGGGCTCGCGAGCGGGGTGAGGATCCTCCTCGCCGACGGGATGCTCGAGCTCGCCGTGGTCGGTCCGGTGCGGGGGGGCGTGCGGTGCCGGGTGATCCGGGGCGGCCTCCTCCACGGGGGGAAGGGGGTCAACATCCCCGGGGTCGCCCTGTCCCTGCCCGCCCTCACCCCGTTCGATCGGGAGTCCCTGGCCCGGGCCGGGGAGATGGGGTTCGACTGCGTGGCCCTGTCGTTCGTCCAACGCCCCGAGGAGCTGGCCGAGGCACGACGGATCGTGGGGCAAGGGCTGTGGGTGCTGGCCAAGGTCGAGCTCGCCGAGGCGGTGCGGCGAATGCAGGAGATCGTGACCTCCTCCGATGGGGCGATGGTCGCCCGCGGCGACCTCGGGGTGGAGGTGGACCTCTACCAAGTCCCCCTCGTGCAGCGGCGGCTCGTGGACCTGGGCAACACACAGGCCAAGCCAGTGATCGTGGCGACCCAGATGCTGCGGTCGATGGTGGACTCCCCGGTCCCGACCCGCGCCGAGGTCGCCGACGTGGCAAACGCTGTGTGGGACGGGGCGGACGCGGTGATGCTCTCCGAGGAGACGGCGGTCGGGAACCACCCTCTGGCGGCGGTGCAGGCGATGGCGGCGGCCGCCCGGGCGGCGGAGTCGGGCGACGTGCCGATCCGCGTCCCTGGGCTGGAGAGCGGACTCGTGGGGGAGGTATCAGCAGCGATCGCCTGCGCGGCGGGACGGGTGGCGGCCGAGGTCGGAGCACAGGCGATCGTGTGCGCCACCACCTCCGGGTGGACAGCCCGCCTCGTCGCCGCCCATCGCCCCTCCGTCCCAGTGGTGGCCACGACGCCCCACCGGGACGTGGCGCGGAGGCTAGGGCTCGTGTGGGGCGTCCTCCCCCGCGAGATCGCCCCGGCGCGGGACGAAGGAGACCTCATCCATAGCTCCCTCACTGCGGCGCGGGAGGCAGGGGCGGTTTCCCCGGGGGACCGCGTCGTCTTCACCGCCGGGCTCCCGTTCCACGAGCCGGGGACGACGAACCTCGTCCGGGTCCTCACAGTACCGTGA
- the xseB gene encoding exodeoxyribonuclease VII small subunit, which produces MAKKDRSYSEAVARLDEILRLIEDGDVDIDALSGLVAEAAELVTLCRQKITAAEMQVREITERLEREAAEAEKEGPPSDEPPF; this is translated from the coding sequence ATGGCCAAAAAGGATCGCTCCTACAGCGAAGCCGTGGCCCGGCTCGATGAGATCCTCCGCCTGATCGAGGACGGGGACGTGGATATCGATGCCCTGTCCGGGCTCGTGGCGGAGGCGGCGGAGCTCGTGACCCTGTGCCGGCAGAAGATCACGGCCGCGGAGATGCAGGTGCGGGAGATCACGGAGCGCCTGGAGCGCGAGGCGGCGGAGGCGGAGAAGGAAGGACCTCCGTCCGACGAACCCCCGTTCTAG
- the xseA gene encoding exodeoxyribonuclease VII large subunit — protein MDPTRNSSPTRRVTADDRGLLRIEFPYDPRLVALVRGLPGRQWNKGEKCWTVPTEHVAATVELLGAEGFTFDEETRRLYEARRGELGQHLTVSQLNLQVRNAVLMAFPSPLWVVGEVSGFNRNAHKKWVSFQLVERQPGGEVLAQVEAVLSPEDRQRLEAKLQRGGAPFQLEDEVQVRVLVTVDLHTEWGRYQVAVRDLDLAYTLGEVARRREEIVRRLTAEGLIDRNRSLPFPELPLRIGLVTSLGSDAEHDVLRTLQESGFSFQIVVHGARVQGPSTEASVLNALDWFRDRAHEFDAVLICRGGGSRTDLAWFDSEALGRAVATFPLPVVVGIGHEEDRSVLDEVGWRQKTPTAAAQFVVERVRQALSRIEEAAAQALGRARVRVEDENGAHRQRVQRLVRAATVRVGEERRELVHRARRLRRGVRGRLEGAQQDVMRFRLALPRSTDALLGRTAARLDDVAGRVGRGANRDLSLARQRVSQVTLLVPARARMRLVWAGERLEGHAQRLHALDPRRVVERGYAIVRLAEGAVVTDPRQAPPQALLRLQLKRGTLRARSEGEEGGE, from the coding sequence ATGGACCCCACCAGGAACTCCTCCCCGACCCGCCGGGTGACCGCTGACGACCGCGGCCTCCTCCGGATCGAGTTCCCCTACGACCCTCGGCTCGTCGCGCTCGTGCGCGGGCTCCCCGGGCGGCAGTGGAACAAGGGGGAGAAATGCTGGACGGTGCCCACGGAGCACGTCGCGGCGACGGTCGAGCTCCTGGGCGCCGAGGGGTTCACGTTCGACGAGGAGACGCGCCGGCTGTACGAGGCCCGCCGGGGAGAGTTGGGTCAGCACCTCACCGTGTCCCAACTCAACCTCCAGGTCCGCAATGCTGTCTTGATGGCGTTCCCTTCCCCACTGTGGGTGGTGGGGGAGGTGAGTGGGTTCAACCGGAACGCCCACAAGAAATGGGTCAGCTTCCAACTCGTGGAGCGCCAGCCGGGCGGCGAAGTCCTCGCCCAAGTGGAGGCCGTCCTGTCCCCCGAGGATCGCCAGCGCCTGGAGGCGAAGCTACAGCGTGGGGGGGCCCCGTTTCAGTTGGAGGACGAGGTCCAGGTACGCGTCCTGGTGACGGTGGACCTCCACACGGAGTGGGGCCGGTACCAAGTTGCGGTGCGCGACCTCGATCTCGCCTACACCTTGGGCGAGGTCGCGCGCCGCCGCGAGGAGATCGTGCGCCGGCTCACGGCGGAGGGCCTCATCGACCGCAACCGATCGCTGCCGTTTCCGGAGCTCCCGTTGCGGATCGGCCTCGTGACAAGCCTCGGCTCGGATGCGGAACACGACGTCCTGCGCACGCTCCAGGAATCGGGGTTCTCGTTCCAGATCGTCGTCCATGGGGCGCGGGTCCAGGGCCCGAGCACGGAGGCATCGGTTCTCAACGCGCTCGACTGGTTCCGGGATCGTGCCCACGAGTTCGACGCTGTGCTCATCTGCCGGGGCGGGGGCTCCCGCACCGACCTCGCGTGGTTCGACTCGGAGGCCCTCGGCCGGGCGGTAGCCACCTTTCCCCTCCCGGTGGTGGTGGGGATCGGCCATGAGGAGGACCGCTCTGTGCTGGACGAGGTGGGGTGGCGCCAGAAGACCCCCACGGCCGCCGCCCAGTTCGTCGTGGAGCGGGTGCGGCAGGCCCTGAGCCGGATCGAGGAGGCGGCGGCGCAGGCCCTCGGCCGGGCGCGGGTGCGGGTTGAGGATGAGAACGGGGCCCACCGCCAGCGGGTGCAGCGGCTGGTGCGGGCGGCCACCGTTCGCGTGGGGGAGGAGAGGCGGGAGCTCGTCCACCGCGCACGGCGCCTCCGCCGCGGGGTGCGGGGGCGCCTGGAGGGGGCACAGCAGGACGTGATGAGGTTCCGCCTCGCCCTCCCGAGGTCCACCGACGCCCTCCTCGGACGAACGGCTGCGCGCCTCGATGACGTGGCGGGGCGGGTCGGGCGCGGGGCGAACCGCGACCTGTCCCTCGCCCGCCAACGGGTCTCCCAGGTCACCCTCCTCGTCCCCGCGCGGGCCCGGATGCGGCTCGTGTGGGCCGGGGAACGGTTGGAAGGACATGCCCAGCGTCTCCACGCTCTCGACCCGCGGCGGGTTGTGGAGCGAGGGTACGCGATCGTGCGCCTGGCCGAGGGGGCGGTGGTCACCGATCCCCGTCAGGCCCCACCCCAGGCGCTCCTGCGACTTCAGCTCAAGCGGGGGACCCTCCGCGCCCGCTCGGAGGGGGAAGAGGGAGGTGAGTGA
- a CDS encoding NAD(P)/FAD-dependent oxidoreductase has protein sequence MDKQWDVVIVGGGPAGLSAAIYAPRAGLATLLVEGAVPGGQLLEAPAIENYPGFTEPIPGIELAERMRGQAERLGAQFQAATARGLSGRGGGWVLATSDGELRARAVIAATGAHPKELPAPGATERVGRGVSYCAICDGFFFRGKDVLVVGAGDGGLTEALVLSHLCSKVYLAVRHPQTDPHAIRAKAALREQVLAQPNVEVLWNVAVDEVRGEGKVESVVLRNLATGEKRELPVDGVFVKIGWKPNTDWLRGVVELSQAGYVTTDSLMATSRPGLFAAGDVRDPAGRRAQAVIAAAEGALAALSAEWYTRML, from the coding sequence ATGGACAAACAATGGGACGTGGTCATCGTTGGAGGCGGGCCAGCCGGGCTTTCCGCCGCGATCTATGCCCCACGCGCCGGCCTCGCCACCCTGCTCGTGGAGGGGGCCGTGCCCGGCGGCCAACTGCTCGAAGCCCCCGCGATCGAGAACTACCCCGGGTTCACGGAGCCGATCCCCGGGATCGAGCTTGCGGAGAGGATGCGGGGCCAGGCCGAGCGGCTGGGGGCGCAGTTCCAGGCCGCCACAGCCAGGGGGCTCAGCGGGCGTGGTGGGGGATGGGTCCTTGCGACCTCGGATGGGGAGCTGCGGGCGCGGGCGGTGATCGCGGCCACGGGTGCCCATCCCAAGGAGCTCCCCGCCCCAGGGGCTACGGAACGCGTCGGGCGCGGCGTCTCCTACTGCGCGATCTGCGACGGGTTCTTCTTCCGGGGCAAGGACGTCCTCGTCGTCGGGGCGGGCGACGGCGGCCTCACCGAAGCGCTCGTCCTCTCCCACCTCTGTTCCAAGGTGTACCTCGCCGTCCGCCATCCCCAAACCGATCCCCACGCCATCCGCGCCAAGGCGGCCCTCCGCGAGCAGGTCCTGGCTCAGCCGAACGTGGAGGTGCTGTGGAACGTGGCTGTGGACGAGGTGCGCGGCGAGGGGAAGGTGGAGTCGGTCGTCCTGCGAAACCTCGCCACGGGTGAAAAGCGCGAGCTCCCCGTGGACGGGGTGTTCGTCAAGATCGGGTGGAAGCCGAACACGGACTGGCTCCGCGGCGTCGTGGAGCTGAGCCAAGCCGGCTACGTGACCACCGACTCCCTCATGGCCACCTCTCGCCCCGGCCTGTTCGCGGCGGGGGACGTGCGTGATCCCGCCGGGCGGCGGGCCCAAGCCGTGATCGCAGCAGCAGAAGGGGCGTTGGCTGCCCTATCCGCGGAGTGGTATACTCGCATGCTTTGA
- a CDS encoding AMP-dependent synthetase/ligase has translation MPTRFKRHMTIPEFLARSVQQHGRRVAVRVPVTRGGVQQFQDATYRELWDLSGKLAAWLAGQGIGAGDRVGLISKPSVGWAVAFFAVQRLGAVVVPMDAGLQPGEVARLLTECEAKLLFCSPQRYHEFTPLTQSVPTLNEVISVDVALGAVSLWDVLPDREVAVPDAHPDCEDLAVLMYTSGTTDDAKGVMLCHRNITSDIEAFLKVVEFTSEDSLVTIVPWYHIYGLTTTLLAPLWVGATVTYTDDYRNLIALARRVGVTVLVGVPKLYHSLYRRILENIEGNTARRILHRFVPRLVGKLLKDKLLGPQFRFFVSGGAPLAADVGAGLRRLGMGMIEGYGLTETAPVLTMSDPFTPIPGNVGRPLPGVKVKVDKPDLEGYGEVIVWGPNVMLGYYKNPERTAEVLTPDGWFRTGDIGKLDVEGRLFLAGRKKNLIVLESGKKVHPEELEWEFLRIPEVEEVLVYEDRSRGEPMVAAMVYPNWQVLKKQGIETPDQAKARVWEAIRETQRNIAPFKRLRDKDCIKIVDQPFEKSTKQDIKRHLYVRA, from the coding sequence ATGCCGACGCGGTTCAAGCGTCACATGACCATACCGGAGTTCTTGGCACGTTCTGTGCAGCAACATGGGCGACGGGTAGCGGTGCGGGTCCCTGTGACCCGGGGCGGCGTCCAACAGTTCCAGGACGCCACGTACCGCGAGCTGTGGGATCTGTCGGGGAAGCTGGCGGCGTGGCTTGCCGGGCAGGGGATCGGCGCGGGCGACCGCGTAGGGCTGATCTCGAAGCCGTCGGTGGGATGGGCGGTCGCGTTCTTCGCCGTGCAACGGCTGGGGGCGGTAGTGGTGCCGATGGACGCTGGGCTCCAGCCGGGCGAGGTGGCACGGCTGCTCACCGAGTGCGAAGCGAAACTCCTCTTCTGTTCTCCTCAGCGCTACCACGAGTTCACCCCCCTCACCCAGTCGGTTCCGACCCTGAACGAGGTGATCTCGGTGGACGTCGCCCTCGGCGCAGTATCCCTGTGGGATGTCCTTCCCGACCGCGAAGTTGCGGTTCCCGATGCGCATCCCGACTGCGAAGACCTCGCCGTCCTCATGTACACATCCGGCACCACCGACGACGCCAAGGGCGTCATGCTCTGCCACCGCAACATCACCTCCGACATCGAGGCGTTCCTCAAGGTGGTCGAGTTCACGTCCGAGGACAGCCTGGTGACGATCGTCCCCTGGTACCACATCTACGGTCTCACCACGACCCTCCTCGCCCCGCTGTGGGTGGGAGCGACCGTGACCTACACCGACGATTATCGAAACCTCATCGCCCTCGCGCGGCGGGTGGGGGTGACCGTGCTCGTCGGCGTGCCCAAGCTTTACCACTCCCTGTACCGCCGGATCCTGGAGAACATCGAGGGGAACACAGCCCGCAGGATTTTGCACCGCTTCGTGCCGCGCCTTGTCGGGAAGCTCCTCAAAGACAAGCTCCTCGGGCCCCAGTTCCGGTTCTTCGTGTCCGGCGGGGCCCCCCTCGCCGCCGACGTGGGGGCGGGCCTGCGACGCCTGGGGATGGGGATGATCGAGGGCTACGGCCTCACCGAGACCGCGCCCGTGCTCACGATGAGCGATCCGTTCACGCCCATCCCTGGCAACGTTGGGCGGCCGCTCCCCGGCGTGAAGGTGAAGGTGGACAAGCCCGACCTCGAGGGGTACGGCGAGGTCATCGTCTGGGGCCCCAACGTGATGCTCGGCTACTACAAGAACCCCGAGCGCACGGCCGAGGTGCTCACACCCGACGGCTGGTTCCGCACGGGCGATATCGGGAAGCTCGACGTGGAGGGGCGGTTGTTCCTCGCTGGCCGGAAGAAGAACCTCATCGTGCTCGAGTCCGGGAAGAAGGTCCACCCTGAGGAGCTGGAGTGGGAGTTCTTGCGGATCCCGGAGGTGGAGGAGGTCCTCGTGTACGAGGACCGAAGCCGGGGCGAGCCGATGGTGGCAGCGATGGTGTACCCGAACTGGCAGGTCCTGAAGAAACAGGGGATCGAGACTCCCGACCAAGCGAAGGCGCGGGTGTGGGAAGCGATCCGGGAAACGCAGCGGAACATCGCCCCATTCAAGCGCCTGCGGGACAAGGATTGCATCAAGATCGTCGACCAGCCGTTCGAGAAGTCAACCAAACAGGACATCAAGCGGCACCTGTACGTGAGGGCGTGA
- a CDS encoding DNA-methyltransferase, which translates to MKDTVVGQIFFSDNLEVLKMLPSASVDLIYIDPPFNTGKVQQRTQLRTVRAVDGERVGFQGDRYRTIALGTKRFSDVFDDYLGFLEPRLLEARRVLAPHGAFYFHIDYREVHYCKVLLDSIFGRDSFINEIIWAYDYGGRPKNRWPPKHDNILFYVKDPTHYVFNSDEIERIPYLAPGLVGPAKAARGKLPTDVWWHTIVPTNSSEKTGYPTQKPLGIMRRIIRASSRPGDLVLDFFAGSGTTGVAALELGRRFVLVDNNPEALAVMAKRFDGVDRIEWVGFDPQLHRGQKCQPTLFSAPPSSQGHPDVP; encoded by the coding sequence ATGAAGGACACGGTAGTCGGCCAGATCTTCTTCTCCGACAATCTCGAAGTACTCAAGATGCTTCCATCAGCATCTGTCGACCTGATCTACATTGACCCTCCGTTCAACACAGGCAAGGTACAGCAGAGGACACAACTGAGGACAGTTCGCGCAGTAGACGGTGAACGCGTGGGGTTCCAGGGCGACCGTTACCGGACGATTGCCTTGGGAACGAAGCGGTTCTCCGATGTATTCGATGACTATCTTGGTTTTCTGGAACCGCGGCTTCTCGAAGCTCGGCGTGTACTGGCTCCGCACGGCGCGTTCTATTTCCACATTGACTACCGAGAAGTGCATTACTGCAAGGTCCTTCTTGATTCGATTTTCGGACGAGACTCCTTCATTAACGAGATAATATGGGCCTACGACTATGGCGGAAGACCGAAGAACCGATGGCCTCCGAAGCATGACAACATACTGTTCTATGTGAAAGACCCAACTCATTACGTCTTCAATAGCGATGAAATCGAGCGCATCCCGTATCTGGCGCCTGGCCTGGTTGGTCCAGCAAAGGCAGCCCGAGGCAAGCTTCCAACAGACGTATGGTGGCACACGATTGTTCCTACGAACAGTTCAGAGAAGACAGGCTATCCCACCCAGAAGCCTCTTGGGATTATGCGGCGCATCATCCGGGCATCCTCAAGACCAGGCGACCTCGTCCTCGACTTCTTTGCTGGGAGTGGGACCACGGGTGTCGCGGCCCTTGAGCTTGGCCGGCGGTTTGTCCTTGTGGATAACAACCCCGAAGCTCTTGCGGTCATGGCCAAGCGGTTCGATGGCGTAGACAGAATCGAATGGGTGGGTTTCGATCCTCAACTACATCGCGGGCAGAAGTGCCAGCCGACCCTGTTCTCAGCTCCACCTTCTTCACAGGGACATCCAGATGTGCCCTGA
- the panB gene encoding 3-methyl-2-oxobutanoate hydroxymethyltransferase: protein MDETRTKVTIPELRAMVERGEKITFLTAYDYPTALLEDRAGMDMILVGDSGAMCLLGHRTTLPATMEFMVTITAAVSRAAARAFVVGDMPYMSYQPSNEVAIVNAGRFISEGGADAVKLEGGARMAERVEAIVKAGIPVMGHIGLTPQAASAIGGLKSQGRSAATAKALIEDAKCLEEAGAFSILLEAIPAKVAEVITGRAKVPILSIGSGPACHGQLLIVHDILGLFEAFTPKFVKKYADVSAVMLAAFQAYIKDVKGGAFPGREHTYTIPKEEWEALSRLLEA from the coding sequence ATGGATGAGACGCGGACTAAGGTGACGATCCCCGAGCTGCGGGCGATGGTGGAGCGGGGGGAGAAGATCACGTTCCTCACCGCCTACGACTATCCGACAGCGCTCCTGGAGGACCGGGCGGGGATGGACATGATCCTCGTCGGCGACTCCGGGGCGATGTGCCTGCTTGGGCACAGGACGACCCTCCCCGCGACGATGGAGTTCATGGTCACGATCACCGCCGCCGTGAGCCGGGCCGCCGCGCGGGCGTTCGTGGTGGGCGATATGCCGTACATGTCCTACCAGCCCTCGAACGAGGTCGCGATCGTGAACGCCGGCCGGTTCATCTCCGAGGGCGGGGCCGACGCGGTCAAGCTCGAGGGTGGGGCGCGGATGGCGGAGCGGGTGGAGGCGATCGTGAAGGCGGGGATCCCGGTGATGGGGCACATCGGCCTCACGCCGCAAGCGGCGAGCGCGATCGGCGGGCTCAAGTCCCAGGGCCGGAGCGCCGCCACCGCCAAGGCGTTGATCGAGGACGCGAAGTGCCTGGAGGAGGCTGGTGCGTTCTCGATCCTGTTGGAGGCGATCCCGGCCAAGGTCGCCGAGGTCATCACCGGGCGGGCGAAGGTCCCGATCCTCTCCATCGGCTCCGGGCCGGCCTGTCACGGGCAGCTCCTGATCGTCCATGACATCTTGGGGCTGTTCGAGGCGTTCACCCCGAAGTTCGTGAAGAAGTACGCCGACGTGTCGGCGGTGATGCTTGCGGCGTTCCAGGCCTACATCAAGGACGTGAAGGGCGGCGCCTTCCCCGGCCGCGAGCACACCTACACCATCCCCAAGGAGGAATGGGAAGCACTGAGCAGACTATTGGAGGCGTGA